A part of Emys orbicularis isolate rEmyOrb1 chromosome 13, rEmyOrb1.hap1, whole genome shotgun sequence genomic DNA contains:
- the PIRT gene encoding phosphoinositide-interacting protein, translated as MPSTMETHPKSLDGSEKSPESKDLITSNTASTLCISSRSESVWTNTPRNKWEIYHKPIVVVSVGGAIFLFGVVVTSLSCFIETNKNVYKMCGPAFLSLGLMLLVCGFVWIPVIRKKQRQRQKSHFFQNIKSFFFNR; from the coding sequence ATGCCCAGCACCATGGAGACCCACCCCAAGAGCCTGGATGGGAGTGAAAAGTCCCCTGAATCCAAGGATTTGATTACTAGCAACACGGCCAGCACGCTGTGCATCAGCTCCAGGAGTGAGTCCGTCTGGACCAACACGCCCAGGAACAAGTGGGAGATCTACCACAAGCCCATCGTGGTGGTTTCTGTCGGAGGCGCCATCTTCCTCTTTGGAGTGGTGGTTACCAGCCTGTCCTGCTTCATAGAGACcaataaaaatgtttacaaaatgtGCGGCCCGGCTTTCCTGTCCCTGGGGCTGATGCTCCTGGTTTGCGGCTTCGTCTGGATCCCCGTCATCCGGAAGAAGCAGCGGCAGAGACAGAAGTCACACTTCTTTCAGAACATCAAGTCATTCTTCTTTAACCGCTGA